The sequence GCCATCGTTCTTTAGCAAACACACTGAAAAAATATCCCTTAACTAACATCAATTAAATTTTTTTAAAATCTTACTCAATAGCAATCAACAAAACCTAAAGTTTTATAAATAGGGTTAATGCTAATATTTATTAACGTGATAACTAGAAATAAAAATACGCCATAAATTATTACAGATCATTGAATAATATAATTTAGGTTGCACTTAAATCATCAGAAATGTTATAAATTGTACGCCCTATGTATAGGCGTAGGGGTGATGTACAGTTTGTCAACTCCCGGGCAGCAACCATGACTGCATTCCGCACAGAGGCTGGCTAACAAGTGGATGATGCTCATAAGGGTCTCCATGATATTAATTACATTATACAGTGTTTCTAACATTTGCGGTGAAATGCACTATTTGACTCTTTTGTAGTTCTTTGTGTATGAGAAGGTTGGATAAAGACCACTTTGTTAAGCCGGGGCGATGTTTTTCTGAACGACCGCAATTCAAAATCGCTCCGGTTTCACAATTCTTGAGAACTCATAATATGGAATTCCGTGAACATCCTTGGTTTAGAAAGCGTGGTTATCTTCATTTCGATAAACCTATTTCAGTTGAGCACGCTTTGGATATCGTAACCAATCCCCACACCGTTGCAACTCATTCTTTCTTACCTTTCATTACTTTTACTGCAACTACTTATAAAGTACAAAAAGATAAAGGCACAAACGCTATAAATAAAACCCTCAAAGAAAGACCAATAGCGTATTCCTCTCACGTTGATAGCCATATATTCTCTTATTACGCTGCAATCCTTAATAAGCTATATGAAACAGAGTTACAGACTCATGGTATTTCAAAAAAAGTATTAGCCTTCAGAGCAGCATTAAAAAAAAAAGTAATATTGAGTTTGCATATGAAGCCTTTCAGGAAATAAAAAAAAGAGGTGATTGTATTACAGTTGTTTTAGATCTATCGAAATTTTTCGATACTCTTGATCATTCGTTATTGAAAGATGCGTGGTGCAGATTGCTTGCCACTGACAAGTTGCCTGAAGATCATTATGCTGTTTTTAAAGCAATAACAAAATTTTCTAAAGTCGATAAAAATAAAGTATATGATTTAATCGGGATTTCTAAAATAATGCCAGACATATTAAGAAAACCAGGAAACAAATCTGTTCTTTTGAAGATTTCAGGAATAAAATCAGAAAAGCTAATTTGATAACACCTAACAAAACTAATTTTGGAATCCCGCAAGGTTCACCAATTAGCGCTCTTTTATCGAATATATATATGCTTAACTTTGACATTGAAATGAATAATTATGTTTCATTATTAGGTGGTGTATATTTTAGATATTGTGATGATATGCTTTTTATTGTCCCTTCACATGAAAAAAATAATGTTGCTGACGAAGCCCAAAAAAGATTGCTCAAACTCAAAGTTTCACTTAATACCAAAAAAACAGAAATTAGAAAATTTGTAGCTACGCCATCTAAAATAAAATGTGATAAACCTCTGCAATACTTAGGGTTTATATTTGATGGTGATAATATTTTTCTGAGGTCATCATCTCTTTCACGTTACTCTGATAGGATGAAACGTGGAGTACGTCTTGCGAAAGCAACGATGAAACGTAAGAATAAAATCAGAAAATTTAAAGGATTGCCTAAAAAGGAACTATTCAAAAAAAAAATCTATGCCCGTTATTCTCATGTAGGTAGACGGAATTTTTTAACCTATGGATATAGAGCGTCTCGCATAATGCATTC is a genomic window of Arsenophonus apicola containing:
- a CDS encoding reverse transcriptase domain-containing protein, giving the protein MITPNKTNFGIPQGSPISALLSNIYMLNFDIEMNNYVSLLGGVYFRYCDDMLFIVPSHEKNNVADEAQKRLLKLKVSLNTKKTEIRKFVATPSKIKCDKPLQYLGFIFDGDNIFLRSSSLSRYSDRMKRGVRLAKATMKRKNKIRKFKGLPKKELFKKKIYARYSHVGRRNFLTYGYRASRIMHSNSIRKQLKPLWERLQKEINK